The following are from one region of the Rhipicephalus microplus isolate Deutch F79 chromosome 1, USDA_Rmic, whole genome shotgun sequence genome:
- the LOC142767613 gene encoding uncharacterized protein LOC142767613: MEKFEEVKADFPRYASKEAVAYFDENWGSITEMWVRHICDREFTFGDNTTNRVESHKNLIKKVLKSSSKLHEALANILKLAGMSRQNTCHAATLLKTCNFYSYNTSHDIERQCEKVLTPYACRLVSKQLMKMEESNRAIRKTAEDKYEVASGVGDACHQVCLDSQSCSCTTFSKMGLLCRHFLAVCVKLSTKNDLDKAVHKRWFKNYQMSFVGPCEDVNSEESHCPENVEIVSMPGPSFKKMNRNQRYNFAMQTLKALADTLADCRPEFFQARLRHLEDINAVWLKGDDAGEAGCSEERTTEANCGDHDQCSSEQHDNVPENGSQINHTQNKRKQDVEENDVPIKLPMVKTRGWPTKRLRQRKLKKLRKGGQPMPFLELSSKEQEKLILTSIAGEDVAGRALDGNFQVQESHVEVRPECLPSCVLDCKAPLPKLKKYFTPDAWLALTSAIATKKQGSLWYCGHCKDKYDGALNMICCDQCLEWYHWSCAGVQEEDLGRHWFCPKCSGTA, encoded by the exons ATGGAAAAATTTGAGGAAGTGAAAGCAGACTTTCCCCGTTACGCCAGCAAAGAGGCAGTTGCATACTTCGATGAAAACTGGGGCAGCATAACGGAGATGTGGGTCCGCCATATTTGTGACAGGGAATTCACGTTTGGTGACAACACAACAAATCGTGTGGAGTCGCACAAAAATCTAATCAAGAAAGTGCTCAAGTCCTCCAGCAAGCTTCATGAAGCACTGGCCAATATTTTGAAGTTAGCTGGCATGAGCAGACAAAACACATGCCATGCTGCAACACTACTCAAGACCTGCAACTTCTACTCGTACAACACTTCACACGACATCGAGAGGCAGTGCGAAAAAGTTTTGACTCCATATGCATGCCGTTTAGTGAGCAAGCAGCTAATGAAGATGGAGGAAAGCAATCGTGCAATCAGAAAAACAGCCGAAGATAAATATGAAGTCGCATCTGGAGTAGGCGACGCTTGCCATCAGGTTTGCCTGGACAGCCagtcttgcagctgtacaacatTTTCAAAGATGGGGCTGCTGTGCAGGCATTTCTTGGCAGTGTGTGTGAAGTTGTCAACAAAAAATGATCTAGACAAAGCAGTCCACAAGCGTTGGTTTAAGAACTACCAAATGAGCTTTGTTGGGCCATGCGAAGATGTGAATTCGGAAGAAAGCCACTGTCCAGAGAATGTCGAAATTGTTTCTATGCCTGGGCCCTCTTTCAAAAAGATGAACCGGAATCAGCGGTACAACTTTGCAATGCAGACCCTTAAAGCTCTGGCCGACACACTCGCAGACTGCCGCCCAGAGTTCTTTCAGGCACGCCTCAGGCATCTTGAAGACATAAACGCAGTTTGGCTGAAAGGGGACGATGCGGGAGAAGCAGGCTGCTCCGAAGAACGCACCACTGAAGCCAACTGCGGTGACCATGATCAGTGCAGCAGCGAACAACATGACAACGTCCCAGAGAACGGTTCGCAGATTAATCATACACAGAATAAGAGGAAGCAGGATGTAGAAGAGAATGACGTCCCTATCAAGCTTCCGATGGTTAAAACCAGAGGATGGCCAACCAAAAGGCTTCGGCAGCGAAAGCTGAAGAAACTCAGAAAAGGTGGCCAGCCCATGCCTTTCTTGGAGCTCTCttcaaaagaacaagaaaaat TGATTCTGACTTCCATTGCTGGTGAGGACGTGGCAGGTCGTGCCCTTGATGGAAACTTCCAGGTGCAGGAAAGTCATGTAGAGGTTCGACCTGAATGTTTGCCAAGCTGCGTACTTGACTGCAAAGCACCATTACCAAAGCTGAAGAAGTACTTCACACCAGATGCCTGGCTTGCACTAACATCAGCGA TTGCAACTAAGAAGCAAGGGAGCCTGTGGTATTGCGGGCATTGCAAGGACAAGTACGATGGTGCATTGAACATGATCTGCTGTGACCAATGCCTAGAGTGGTACCACTG GTCTTGCGCAGGAGTACAAGAAGAAGATCTCGGCCGGCACTGGTTTTGCCCCAAGTGTTCAGGCACCGCGTGA